One Pygocentrus nattereri isolate fPygNat1 chromosome 12, fPygNat1.pri, whole genome shotgun sequence DNA window includes the following coding sequences:
- the LOC108414303 gene encoding gastrula zinc finger protein XlCGF57.1-like isoform X2, with protein MIWRPECPGITGAASEHPRLEGAAVGFDCITVNFDQELQHSVFGDADKMSCVKEECEDVSVMEASRVKIEDEEVETGRVLRVDIKEEFKLEVKPFEEVCAAQKSAQTTQHERSSSDSSQQEDHLGIHTGEEAFSCSQCGKNFTSWRSLKHHMDVHEGTRPHQCSQCEWSFRSVSHLRKHEKTHTGEMPFACSECGKGFSKSSDLKIHMRMHTGEKPFSCSECGKGFSVPSYLKTHKMIHTGEKPFTCVQCGKSFLTSAHYKIHKMIHTGEKPFTCSECGKGFLMSGHLKTHMMIHTGEKPFTCTQCGAGFTTTNALAGHMFVHTGNKPHQCPQCGRSYVRFSELKVHQRIHTGERPYICSQCGKTFRIKRNFKFHMMIHTGEKPFSCSECGKGFSSASHLKAHNMIHTGEKPFTCTQCGKSFLTSTHYKTHMMIHTGEKPFTCSGCGKRFSKSSDAKRHMMVHNREKPFICSVCGKGFSKTSHLKAHMMIHTREQHFTCSQCGKTYKRKKAFDNHMMVHT; from the exons ATGATATGGAGGCCAGAATGTCCTGGAATCACTGGAGCAGCCAGTGAACACCCAAGACTGGAGGGTGCAGCAGTGGGTTTTGACTGTA tCACTGTGAATTTTGACCAGGAACTCCAGCACAGTGTGTTTGGTGACGCAGATAAAATGTCCTGTGTTAAAGAGGAGTGTGAGGACGTCAGCGTCATGGAGGCGTCCAGAGTGAAGATAGAAGACGAGGAGGTGGAGACgg GAAGGGTTTTACGAGTAGACATTAAAGAGGAGTTCAAACTGGAAGTGAAGCCATTTGAGGAAGTATGTGCTGCACAGAAATCTGCCCAAACTACTCAGCATGAAAGAAGCTCCAGTGATTCCTCCCAACAGGAAGATCACCTGGGAATTCATACTGGAGAAGAAGCTTTCAGCTGTTCCCAGTGTGGAAAGAACTTCACCTCTTGGAGATCTCTGAAACATCACATGGACGTCCATGAAGGAACGAGACCTCATCAGTGCTCTCAGTGCGAGTGGAGCTTCAGAAGTGTATCACAtttaagaaaacatgaaaagacTCATACTGGAGAAATGCCTTTCGCCTGTTCTGAGTGCGGGAAAGGTTTTTCAAAGTCAAGTGACCTTAAAATCCACATGAGGATGCACACTGGGGAAAAGCCCTTCTCCTGCTCTGAGTGCGGAAAAGGCTTTTCAGTGCCAAGCTACCTTAAAACTCACAAGATGATTCATACTGGAGAAAAGCCTTTTACCTGCGTCCAGTGTGGGAAGAGCTTCCTGACGTCGGCCCACTATAAAATCCACAAGATGATTCATACCGGTGAAAAGCCTTTTACCTGCTCCGAGTGCGGAAAAGGTTTTTTAATGTCAGGCCACCTTAAAACCCATATGATGATTCATACTGGAGAAAAGCCTTTTACCTGCACTCAGTGTGGGGCGGGTTTCACCACAACAAACGCTTTAGCAGGTCACATGTTCGTACATACAGGAAACAAACCTCATCAGTGTCCACAGTGTGGGAGGAGTTATGTGCGGTTTTCCGAGTTGAAGGTGCACCAGAGGATTCACACTGGAGAAAGACCTTATATCTGTTCTCAGTGCGGGAAGACTTTTCGAATAAAGAGAAACTTCAAATTCCACATGATGATTCATACCGGAGAAAAGCCGTTTTCCTGCTCCGAGTGCGGAAAAGGGTTTTCAAGTGCGAGCCACCTGAAAGCCCACAACATGATTCATACTGGAGAGAAGCCTTTCACCTGCACTCAGTGCGGGAAGAGTTTTTTAACGTCAACACACTATAAAACCCACATGATGATTCATACTGGAGAAAAGCCGTTCACCTGCTCCGGCTGCGGGAAACGTTTTTCCAAATCGAGCGACGCTAAAAGACACATGATGGTTCATAATAGAGAGAAACCTTTTATCTGCTCTGTGTGCGGAAAAGGTTTCTCAAAAACAAGCCACCTTAAAGCCCACATGATGATTCACACGCGGGAACAGCACTTTACCTGCTCTCAGTGCGGCAAGACGTATAAGAGAAAGAAAGCCTTTGACAATCACATGATGGTCCACACATAA
- the LOC108414306 gene encoding gastrula zinc finger protein XlCGF26.1-like: MSLVKEECEDVSVMEASGLKTEDKEMKEEPLFKDTEEECKPDVKPFPEEFSAQISDLNTEQETSFSVADASHLKEHQQQLDIHKEQRPYQCSHCELRFQYMSTLRRHEKTHARKKASTCCECGKSFSSARSLRFHMDMHAGKEHHQCLQCGCLFSSSPQLRQHKKTHTQKPFTCSECGKGFSDSGCLKTHMRTHTGEKPFICAHCGTGFTTLGALKSHLYLHTGIKPYKCPICRKTFTQLSWLNAHQRIHIGKDTFTCSHCGKTFRRKISCEIHMKVHSREKRVTCSECGKGFTRSRYLKIHVMTHTGQKPFSCSECGKSFSDSRNLKNHLMIHTGKKPFTCSECGKSFSYTRTLKKHMLIHTGEKPFTCTHCGKGFSVSGSLKAHIMIHTGEKPFTCSECGKGFAKSCHLRRHVMIHTGEKRFTCSECGKGFTESSNLKVHMMLHTGEKPFTCLLCGKGFLTSSCMKNHLMIHTGEKPFTCSVCGKGFSTSCHLKSHAVIHTGERPFTCSQCGKSFARSSNLQSHMMIHTGEKPFVCT, encoded by the exons ATGTCCCTTGTTAAAGAGGAGTGTGAGGATGTCAGTGTGATGGAGGCATCTGGACTGAAGACAGAAGACAAGGAGATGAAGGAGG aACCATTATTTAAAGACACCGAAGAGGAATGTAAACCAGATGTGAAGCCATTTCCAGAAGAATTTAGCGCACAGATATCGGACCTGAACACTGAGCAGGAAACAAGCTTCAGTGTTGCTGATGCCTCCCACCTGAAAGAGCACCAGCAGCAGTTGGACATACATAAAGAACAGAGACCTTATCAGTGCTCTCACTGCGAGCTGAGGTTCCAGTACATGTCAACTCTAAGGCGGCATGAAAAGACTCACGCTAGAAAAAAGGCTTCCACCTGCTGtgagtgtgggaagagcttcTCCTCTGCGAGATCTCTCAGATTTCACATGGACATGCATGCAGGAAAAGAGCATCATCAGTGCTTGCAGTGTGGTTGTCTTTTCAGCAGTTCACCACAGTTAAGACAGCACAAAAAGACTCACACACAAAAGCCTTTCACCTGCTCTGAGTGCGGAAAAGGGTTCTCAGATTCAGGCTGCCTTAAAACCCATATGAGGACTCATACTGGAGAAAAGCCTTTCATCTGCGCTCACTGCGGGACAGGGTTCACCACTTTAGGCGCACTGAAAAGCCACCTGTACCTTCATACAGGAATCAAACCTTACAAGTGCCCCATATGTAGAAAGACGTTCACACAACTTTCATGGTTAAATGCACACCAAAGGATTCACATTGGGAAAGACACTTTTACCTGTTCTCATTGTGGAAAGACCTTCAGGAGGAAGATCAGCTGTGAAATCCACATGAAGGTTCATAGCAGAGAGAAGCGTGTTACCTGCTCTGAGTGTGGAAAAGGTTTTACAAGATCACGATATCTTAAAATCCATGTCATGACGCATACTGGGCAAAAGCCGTTTTCCTGCTCCGAGTGTGGAAAAAGCTTTTCTGACTCAAGAAACCTTAAAAACCATCTGATGATTCATACCGGAAAAAAGCCCTTTACCTGCTCCGAGTGCGGAAAAAGTTTCTCCTATACACGAACCCTCAAAAAACACATGTTGATTCATACCGGAGAGAAGCCCTTCACCTGCACTCATTGTGGAAAAGGTTTTTCAGTGTCTGGCAGCCTTAAAGCCCACATAATGATTCATACTGGAGAAAAACCTTTtacctgctcagagtgtgggaaagGTTTTGCAAAATCATGCCACCTTAGAAGACACGTAATGATTCACACCGGAGAAAAAAGGTTTACCTGCTCTGAGTGCGGAAAAGGTTTTACAGAATCGAGTAACCTTAAAGTTCACATGATGTTGCACACTGGGGAAAAGCCATTTACCTGCCTTCTGTGTGGAAAGGGGTTTTTGACGTCATCCTGCATGAAAAACCACTTGATGATTCATACTGGAGAAAAGCCTTTTACCTGCTCGGTGTGTGGAAAAGGTTTTTCAACGTCATGCCATCTCAAAAGCCATGCAGTGATTCATACTGGAGAAAGGCCGTTCACCTGCTCTCAGTGCGGCAAAAGTTTTGCGAGATCCAGCAACCTTCAGTCCCACATGATGATTCATACTGGAGAAAAGCCTTTTGTGTGCACTTAG
- the LOC108414305 gene encoding gastrula zinc finger protein XlCGF57.1-like: MSSVKEEFEDVSVMEASGLKMEDKDMETGMVLQRVIKEEFKVEVQPFEEVCAALKTDQTTQHERSSSDSSQQEDHLRVHTGEEAFSCSQCGKSFTSQRALKHHMDAHEGKRPHQCSQCEKSFRSASYLRQHEKIHTGEKSFACSECGKGFSTSRKLDVHMTVHTGKKPFSCSECGKGFLASSYLKTHMMIHTGEKPFSCAQCGKTFLTSAHYKVHKMSHTGEKPFTCSECGKSFSMSGHLKTHMMIHTGEKPFTCTQCGRSFVCFAELKAHQRIHTGERPFVCSECGKTFRIKRNFKFHMMIHTGEKPCACSECGKSFSNSSHLKAHIMIHTGEKPFTCSECGKGFLTSTLYKTHMMIHTGVKPFACSECGKGFPNASLLRNHTMIHTGEKPFSCSMCGRCFCKSSDVKRHMMIHTGERPFVCSECGKGFSKSSNLKAHMMTHTGERPFTCTQCGKSFFASSHFRSHMMIHSGDKPFACSECGKAFIMSSSLKIHMRIHTGEKPFACCKCDKSFCRASDLKRHMMIHTGEKPFSCSECGKGFPDATRLKKHIMIHTGKKGFNCSQCGKTYKTKKAFDNHMTVHT, encoded by the exons atgtcttctgTTAAGGAGGAATTTGAGGATGTCAGTGTCATGGAAGCGTCTGGACTCAAGATGGAAGACAAGGATATGGAAACAG GAATGGTGTTACAAAGAGTCATTAAGGAGGAGTTCAAAGTGGAAGTGCAGCCATTTGAGGAAGTATGTGCTGCActgaaaactgaccaaactACTCAGCATGAAAGAAGCTCCAGTGATTCCTCCCAACAGGAAGATCACCTGAGAGTTCATACTGGAGAAGAAGCTTTCAGCTGTTcacagtgtgggaagagtttcacCTCTCAGAGAGCTCTGAAACATCACATGGATGCCCATGAAGGAAAGAGACCTCATCAGTGCTCTCAATGTGAAAAGAGTTTCAGAAGTGCGTCATATTTAAGACAACATGAAAAGATTCATACTGGAGAAAAGTCATTCGCCTGCTCTGAGTGTGGTAAAGGTTTTTCAACCTCAAGAAAACTTGATGTGCACATGACAGTACATACTGGGAAAAAGCCCTTTTCCTGCTCTGAATGTGGAAAAGGTTTTTTAGCATCAAGCTACCTTAAAACCCACATGATGATTCATACAGGAGAAAAGCCTTTCAGCTGCGCCCAATGTGGGAAGACTTTTTTGACCTCAGCGCACTATAAAGTCCACAAGATGAGTCACACTGGAGAAAAGCCTTTTACCTGCTCCGAGTGTGGAAAAAGTTTTTCAATGTCAGGCCACCTTAAAACCCACATGATGATTCACACTGGAGAAAAGCCTTTTACCTGCACtcagtgtgggaggagttttgtaTGTTTCGCAGAGTTAAAAGCACACCAAAGGATTCACACTGGAGAAAGGCCTTTTGTCTGTTCTGAGTGTGGAAAGACATTTAGAATAAAGAGAAACTTTAAATTCCACATGATGATTCATACTGGAGAAAAGCCGTGTGCCTGCTCTGAGTGTGGAAAAAGTTTTTCAAACTCAAGCCACCTGAAAGCCCACATCATGATTCATACTGGAGAGAAGCCGTTTACCTGCTCTGAATGTGGGAAGGGGTTTTTAACATCAACTCTCTATAAAACCCACATGATGATTCATACTGGAGTAAAGCCATTTGCCTGCTCTGAGTGTGGGAAAGGTTTTCCAAATGCAAGCCTGCTGAGAAACCACACAATGATTCATACTGGTGAAAAGCCATTCTCCTGTTCCATGTGCGGAAGATGTTTTTGTAAGTCAAGCGATGTTAAAAGACACATGATGATTCATACTGGAGAAAGGCCTTTTGTCTGCTCAGAGTGCGGAAAAGGTTTTTCTAAATCAAGCAACCTTAAGGCACACATGATGACTCATACTGGAGAAAGGCCTTTTACCTGCACtcagtgtgggaagagttttttTGCATCATCTCACTTTAGGTCCCACATGATGATTCATAGTGGAGACAAGCCTTTTGCCTGCTCTGAGTGTGGAAAAGCTTTCATAATGTCAAGCAGTCTTAAAATCCATATGAGGATTCATACTGGAGAAAAGCCATTTGCCTGTTGTAAGTGTGATAAAAGCTTTTGTAGAGCAAGTGACCTTAAAAGACACATGATGATTCATACTGGAGAGAAGCCGTTTTCCTGCTCAGAGTGCGGGAAAGGTTTCCCAGATGCCACCCGCCTGAAAAAACACATAATGATTCATACTGGTAAAAAGGGTTTTAACTGTTCTCAGTGTGGAAAGACTTACAAGACAAAGAAAGCATTTGACAACCATATGACAGTTCACACATAA
- the LOC108414299 gene encoding zinc finger protein 208-like: MSLVKEECEDVSVMEASGLKTEDKEMKEEPLFKDTEEECKPDVKPFPEEFSAQISDLNTEQETSFSVADASHLKEHQQQLDIHKEQRPYQCSHCELRFQYMSTLRRHEKTHARKKASTCCECGKSFSSARSLRFHMDMHAGKEHHQCSQCGCLFSSSPQLRQHKKTHTQKPFTCSECGKGFSDSGCLKTHMRTHTGEKPFICAHCGTGFTTLGALKSHLYLHTGIKPYKCPICRKTFTQLSWLNAHQRIHIGKDTFTCSHCGKTFRRKISCEIHMKVHSREKCVTCSECGKGFTRSRYLKIHVMTHTGQKPFSCSECGKSFSDSRNLKNHLMIHTGKKPFTCSECGKGFSYSRTLKKHMLIHTGEKPFTCTHCGKGFSVSGSLKAHIMIHTGEKPFTCSECGKGFAKSCHLRRHVMIHTGEKRFTCSECGKGFTESGSLKVHMMLHTGEKPFTCLLCGKGFLTSSCMKNHLMIHTGEKPFTCSVCGKGFSKSCHLKSHAVIHTGERPFTCSQCGKSFARSSNLQSHTMIHTGEKPFVCTQCGKGFFRLHDHKRHMMIHTGEKPFTCSECGKGFAEYGNLKTHTMIHTGEKPFSCAQCGSSYTTAAALRKHVSKHAKTQAESGLCVPGNRPMSVSEQETHQTVQESGSAPPEFPSLDLKREHDVKEYAIDSRISPTPGSAMVCSKGEAAPPFAEKPSRRETLQEEIKEEHKPEIKPFHEEHAAQKSDLNAEWVQSVRDADTSNLKDDQDPRDESKQGKPHRCSMCDLGFRSLAQLRRHEKTHREKPFTCSECGNSFSSSTCLKTHKMIHTGEKPFSCSVCGKGFTRSSQYKVHMRIHTGERPFTCSECGKGCSSSKYLKKHMMVHTGEKPYLCSECGKRFSKVSNLKIHVRTHTGEKPFTCTQCGKGFSVLNLLKTHIMIHTGEKPFTCSECGKGFSDANYLKKHMISHTAGRPFTCSECGKGFSTERYLRNHMAIHTGERRVACSKCGKDFSESSYLKTHMMIHTGEKPFTCTHCGKSFTSANTLKKHIKIHTGGRLYHCSQCKMRFTLLSEFKIHQLIHTGEKPFICFQCGHNFSTLFDFNAHMTTHSEEETRLIQNANK; this comes from the exons ATGTCCCTTGTTAAAGAGGAGTGTGAGGATGTCAGTGTGATGGAGGCATCTGGACTGAAGACAGAAGACAAGGAGATGAAGGAGG aACCATTATTTAAAGACACCGAAGAGGAATGTAAACCAGATGTGAAGCCATTTCCAGAAGAATTTAGCGCACAGATATCGGACCTGAACACTGAGCAGGAAACAAGCTTCAGTGTTGCTGATGCCTCCCACCTGAAAGAGCACCAGCAGCAGTTGGACATACATAAAGAACAGAGACCTTATCAGTGCTCTCACTGCGAGCTGAGGTTCCAGTACATGTCAACTCTAAGGCGGCATGAAAAGACTCACGCTAGAAAAAAGGCTTCCACCTGCTGtgagtgtgggaagagcttcTCCTCTGCGAGATCTCTCAGATTTCACATGGACATGCATGCAGGAAAAGAGCATCATCAGTGCTCGCAGTGTGGTTGTCTTTTCAGCAGTTCACCACAGTTAAGACAGCACAAAAAGACTCACACACAAAAGCCTTTCACCTGCTCTGAGTGCGGAAAAGGGTTCTCAGATTCAGGCTGCCTTAAAACCCACATGAGGACTCATACTGGAGAAAAGCCTTTCATCTGCGCTCACTGCGGGACAGGGTTCACCACTTTAGGTGCACTGAAAAGCCACCTGTACCTTCATACAGGAATCAAACCTTACAAGTGCCCCATATGTAGAAAGACGTTCACACAACTTTCATGGTTAAATGCACACCAAAGGATTCACATTGGGAAAGACACTTTTACCTGTTCTCATTGTGGAAAGACCTTCAGGAGGAAGATCAGCTGTGAAATCCACATGAAGGTTCATAGCAGAGAGAAGTGTGTAACCTGCTCTGAGTGTGGAAAAGGTTTTACAAGATCACGATATCTTAAAATCCACGTCATGACGCATACTGGGCAAAAGCCGTTTTCCTGCTCCGAGTGTGGAAAAAGCTTTTCTGACTCAAGAAACCTTAAAAACCATCTGATGATTCATACCGGAAAAAAGCCCTTTACCTGCTCGGAGTGCGGAAAAGGTTTCTCCTATTCACGAACCCTCAAAAAACACATGTTGATTCATACCGGAGAGAAGCCCTTCACCTGCACTCATTGTGGAAAAGGTTTTTCAGTGTCCGGCAGCCTTAAAGCCCACATAATGATTCATACTGGAGAAAAACCTTTTACCTGCTCAGAGTGCGGGAAAGGTTTTGCAAAATCATGCCACCTTAGAAGACACGTAATGATTCACACCGGAGAAAAAAGGTTTACCTGCTCTGAGTGCGGAAAAGGTTTTACTGAATCAGGCAGCCTTAAAGTTCACATGATGTTGCACACTGGGGAAAAGCCATTTACCTGCCTTCTGTGTGGAAAGGGGTTTTTGACGTCATCCTGCATGAAAAACCACTTGATGATTCATACTGGAGAAAAGCCTTTTACCTGCTCGGTGTGTGGAAAAGGTTTTTCAAAGTCATGCCATCTCAAAAGCCATGCAGTGATTCATACTGGAGAAAGGCCGTTCACCTGCTCTCAGTGCGGCAAAAGTTTTGCGAGATCCAGCAACCTTCAGTCCCACACGATGATTCATACTGGAGAAAAGCCTTTTGTGTGCACTCAGTGTGGGAAGGGTTTCTTTAGGTTGCATGACCATAAACGTCACATGATGATTCATACTGGAGAAAAGCCTTTCACTTGCTCCGAGTGCGGAAAAGGTTTTGCAGAATATGGCAACCTTAAAACTCACACGATGATTCATACCGGAGAAAAGCCTTTTAGCTGCGCTCAGTGTGGGTCCAGTTACACGACAGCAGCTGCTCTGAGAAAACATGTGTCCAAACATGCAAAAACCCAAGCAGAATCAGGGCTCT GTGTTCCTGGAAATAGACCTATGAGTGTGTCAGAGCAGGAaactcaccaaactgtgcaAGAATCTGGCTCTGCACCACCAGAGTTCCCCTCCCTTGACCTAAA GCGTGAACATGATGTCAAAG AATATGCGATAGACAGTAGGATTAGCCCCACCCCAGGTTCAGCGATGGTATGCTCCAAAGGCGAAGCTGCTCCTCCATTCGCCGAGAAGCCGTCGAGAAGAG AAACATTACAAGAGGAGATCAAGGAGGAGCATAAACCGGAAATAAagccatttcatgaagaacatgCTGCTCAGAAATCTGACCTAAACGCTGAGTGGGTACAGAGCGTCAGAGATGCTGATACCTCCAACCTGAAAGATGACCAAGATCCCAGAGATGAGAGTAAACAAGGAAAACCTCATCGGTGCTCCATGTGTGATCTTGGTTTCAGAAGTTTGGCCCAGTTAAGACGTCATGAAAAGACTCACAGAGAAAAGCCTTTCACCTGCTCAGAGTGCGGAAACAGCTTTTCAAGTTCAACCTGTCTTAAAACCCACAAGATGATTCACACCGGAGAAAAGCCTTTTAGCTGCTCGGTGTGCGGAAAGGGTTTCACGAGATCAAGCCAGTATAAAGTCCACATGAGGATTCATACTGGAGAAAGGCCATTCACCTGCTCTGAGTGCGGGAAAGGTTGTTCAAGCTCCAAATACCTTAAAAAGCACATGATGGTTCACACTGGAGAAAAGCCATATCTCTGCTCCGAGTGTGGAAAGCGGTTTTCGAAGGTAAGCAACCTTAAAATCCACGTGAGGACTCATACTGGGGAGAAGCCTTTTACCTGCACTCAGTGTGGAAAAGGTTTCTCAGTGCTGAACCTCCTGAAAACGCACATAATGATTCATACTGGAGAGAAGCCCTTTACCTGCTCTGAGTGCGGAAAGGGGTTTTCAGATGCCAACTACCTTAAGAAGCACATGATTTCGCATACCGCCGGAAGACCGTTTACCTGCTCTGAGTGCGGAAAAGGTTTTTCGACAGAGCGATACCTTCGAAACCACATGGCGATTCATACTGGAGAAAGGCGCGTTGCCTGCTCCAAGTGTGGAAAAGACTTTTCAGAGTCGAGCTACCTTAAAACCCACATGATGATCCATACTGGAGAAAAGCCTTTCACCTGCACTCactgtgggaagagtttcacCAGTGCCAACACTCTGAAAAAGCACATCAAGATTCATACTGGAGGCAGACTTTATCACTGCTCCCAGTGCAAGATGAGGTTCACACTTCTCTCAGAGTTCAAAATACACCAGCTgattcacaccggagagaagccTTTCATCTGTTTTCAGTGTGGACATAATTTCTCAACGTTGTTTGACTTTAATGCCCACATGACGACTCACTCTGAAGAGGAAACTAGATTAATTCAAAATGCCAACAAGTAG